One part of the Quercus lobata isolate SW786 chromosome 7, ValleyOak3.0 Primary Assembly, whole genome shotgun sequence genome encodes these proteins:
- the LOC115951201 gene encoding two-component response regulator ARR9, with product MGMAAESQFHVLAVDDSLIDRKLIEKLLKISSFQVTTVDSGTKALEFLGLHEHDQSKPSTLTISPNNHQEVEVNLIITDYCMPGMTGYDLLKKIKESSSLRNIPVVIMSSENVPSRISRCLEEGAEEFFLKPVRLADVNRLRPHMMKTKLKDPIQEKLEKHEDKDDETEKPEFQSQEQQEQQQQQQQQPQQQQQQLSSSNKRKTLEEGLSPDRTRPRYNGIATVV from the exons ATGGGGATGGCTGCAGAGTCACAATTCCATGTTTTGGCTGTAGATGACAGCCTCATAGATAGAAAGCTGATTGAGAAGCTCCTCAAGATCTCATCTTTTCAAG TTACCACAGTTGATTCTGGTACTAAGGCCTTAGAATTTCTGGGTTTGCATGAACATGACCAAAGCAAACCAAGTACACTTACTATTTCCCCAAACAATCATCAG GAAGTGGAAGTGAATCTTATAATTACAGACTACTGTATGCCTGGCATGACAGGCTATGATTTGCTCAAGAAAATCAAG GAGTCTTCCTCCCTTAGAAACATACCGGTGGTGATTATGTCATCTGAGAATGTGCCTTCAAGGATCAGCAG GTGCTTGGAGGAAGGAGCAGAAGAATTTTTCTTGAAGCCAGTGCGACTGGCAGATGTGAATAGGCTTAGACCCCATATGATGAAAACAAAGTTGAAGGATCCAATACAAGAAAAGCTCGAAAAACATGAAGACAAAGATGATGAAACAGAAAAGCCAGAGTTTCAATCACAAGAACAACAagagcaacaacaacaacaacaacaacaaccacaacaacagcaacaacaacttTCAAGTAGTAACAAGAGGAAGACCTTGGAAGAAGGGCTTTCACCAGATAGAACAAGACCCAGATACAATGGCATCGCCACTGTGGTTTGA